The Fodinibius salinus nucleotide sequence GAATCGTGACTTGCGTTTTGAGCACTCTGTGGATAAAAAGCTGAGCACTATTATGACGACAGAGAATTTGGTAACGGCACGGGAAGGCACCACTCTTGATGAAGCTGAGAAAATTCTTCAGGAACATAAAATTGAAAAGCTACCTATCGTAGATGATGGTATGCAGCTGGTGGGACTCATTACCGTTAAGGATATTGAAAAGAGGAAGAATTTTCCCAATGCCTGCAAAGATGAGATGGGACGTTTGCGTGTTGGAGCTGCGGTGGGTATTACATCAAATACCCTTGATCGAGTTGAGGCATTGGTTAATTCTGGAGTAGATATTATTACTGTTGATACTGCTCACGGACATTCATCGGGTGTGCTGGATATGATTAAGGATATCCGAAACGAGTATCCCGAATTGGATATTATTGCAGGAAATATAGCTACAAAATCTGCTGCAAAAGCGCTGGTTGATGCTGGAGCTGATGTATTGAAAGTAGGGGTAGGACCGGGATCTATTTGTACCACACGGATAGTGACCGGCGTAGGTGTTCCTCAGCTAAGTGCTGTTATGGAAGTCGCAAATTATACCAAAGAGGCTAATGTGGGGCTTATTGCTGATGGCGGTATCAAACAAACGGGAGATATACCGAAAGCCATAGCTGGTGGGGCGGATGCAGTAATGATGGGGTCGATGTTTGCGGGTGTTGATGAAAGTCCTGGTGAAACTATTATTTACGAGTCACGGAAGTATAAATCGTACCGTGGTATGGGCAGTTTAAGTGCCATGGAGCAGGGGTCCAAAGATCGTTATTTTCAAGATGTGGAAGATAATATTAATAAACTTGTTCCCGAAGGTATCGAGGGACGTGTACCCTACAAAGGATATCTCAGTGAAGTTGTTCACCAAATGACGGGCGGACTTCGAGCTGCTATGGGATATGTTGGTGCCAAAAATATCGGAGACCTTCAACAAGCAGAATTTGTTCAAATTTCACCGGCTGCCTATCAGGAAAGTCATCCACATTCGGTAGAAATTACTAAAGAGGCTCCCAACTATTCGGTATAGTTAAGGGTATTATTTTCGAGTATTAATCAAGATGCCCAATCCAACTAACAGAAAAAATAAATGTGGGATAAGAGCAGCCAGAAGTGGGGGTATTTCGCCCTTTCCGCCAAATGGCTCAATGACTTTCATTAATACAAGATATAAAAAGCTAACTGCAAGCCCGGCCGCGATGTAGAATCCCTTTCCACCTTCTCGCCGCACAGATGCCAGCGCAAATCCCACAATAGTTACTACAATAATAGAAAATGGATAGGCATAGCGGCTGTAAAGCTGCACTTTTGGAAGCTCAATATTTCCCGCACCGCTGCGTTCGATGGACTGGATATAATTTTCTGCTTCGGGATAGGTGAGCTGATAAATATCTGATGTTTTTCGGGCTAAGTCTCGAGGATAAATGTTAAGTGTAGTGTCCATAGAATCGATATGGGTATAGTCATATCCCAACTCAGTAAATTCACGCTTATCGATATCTTCGAACTTCCAATGGCTACTGTCAGGCTGCCAGATCATCCGTTGAACATGGAACATTTCACTAACGCTGTCTCCTTTAAAGTTAGTAATATCTACACGGTAACCGATCTGTTCTTTGTTATTAAAATAGTTAATTTTGAAAATAGAATTTTCTGATTCCTGTCTGAAAATTTTATTATTGTCTACGTTATCCGATTTGCCCTGCAGATACTTTGCTTCAAAGGCGATACGCTTTTCATTGGCATCGGGGATGACGAATCCGTCGAGATAACTGATAGACATCGACATAACAGTGGCAAAGATCAAATAGGGTACAAATAGCCGATAAAGACTTATACCCGCTGCTTTTAGGGCCGTAATTTCAAGACGTTCGGACATTTGACCCGTAAGGTAAAGACATGCTACAAAGGCAGCTACGGGAATGATAAGCCGGATCATCTCGGGAATATAGTTCAAGTAATATGTGCCGAAAATTTGAATAAATGTGGCTCCTTTATCCGTAAAATCTTCGCTGTTTTCTGAAAAATCGATAACGATAAAGATGAAGACCAGCACCAGCATCACAAACAGTGTGATTGTTAGCAATCGAAAGAAAATATATCGGTCTATTTTTTTAGTCACGGTTTTTCCAGAAATTTGAAATTTTAAACGAGCTGCAAATGCGAATAGTAAGGTACGTACCTATAAGTCCCAGTACAATGTTGGAAAGCCACATGCCGGTAAAGGGCGTAATAAAAAGCCGATCGGCAAGTTTTTC carries:
- a CDS encoding LptF/LptG family permease, whose translation is MTKKIDRYIFFRLLTITLFVMLVLVFIFIVIDFSENSEDFTDKGATFIQIFGTYYLNYIPEMIRLIIPVAAFVACLYLTGQMSERLEITALKAAGISLYRLFVPYLIFATVMSMSISYLDGFVIPDANEKRIAFEAKYLQGKSDNVDNNKIFRQESENSIFKINYFNNKEQIGYRVDITNFKGDSVSEMFHVQRMIWQPDSSHWKFEDIDKREFTELGYDYTHIDSMDTTLNIYPRDLARKTSDIYQLTYPEAENYIQSIERSGAGNIELPKVQLYSRYAYPFSIIVVTIVGFALASVRREGGKGFYIAAGLAVSFLYLVLMKVIEPFGGKGEIPPLLAALIPHLFFLLVGLGILINTRK
- the guaB gene encoding IMP dehydrogenase, whose translation is MSDSSPFDRVTRQGLTYDDVLLVPAHSETLPRNANTSVQLTPNLQLNTPVMSAAMDTVSEYRLAIALAREGGIAMLHKNMSIEDQADQVRMVKRSESGMIVDPVTLDKDATVLKARGLMKKHKIGGIPIVEEDNTLVGIVTNRDLRFEHSVDKKLSTIMTTENLVTAREGTTLDEAEKILQEHKIEKLPIVDDGMQLVGLITVKDIEKRKNFPNACKDEMGRLRVGAAVGITSNTLDRVEALVNSGVDIITVDTAHGHSSGVLDMIKDIRNEYPELDIIAGNIATKSAAKALVDAGADVLKVGVGPGSICTTRIVTGVGVPQLSAVMEVANYTKEANVGLIADGGIKQTGDIPKAIAGGADAVMMGSMFAGVDESPGETIIYESRKYKSYRGMGSLSAMEQGSKDRYFQDVEDNINKLVPEGIEGRVPYKGYLSEVVHQMTGGLRAAMGYVGAKNIGDLQQAEFVQISPAAYQESHPHSVEITKEAPNYSV